The nucleotide window GGGTGACATAACCGGGGCAGCTCCCCGGGAATCCATGCAAATCCACTACGAGCCCCGGAGGGCGGAATGAAGAAGGGAACAGTTGCTCCCTGAACATTCCGTCCCTTCGGGGCTCGATCTTTTTCTCCGATGTCGCATGGCGCTCGTTGCATGGTGCCATCTCCCAATCCCCCCTCCGGGCTTGGATCGCCAAGAGGACTAGTAGAGGCCCGATCCATACGTCCTTCCTCCCACGGACACCCTCTTCATGACTCAAATTCTCGCTATTGCATGTAATTCAATGAGTTGCATGCATCATCAAAATCCACATTCACCTATCGAAAATACCCTAATCCTAACAGCCTCACGATGGCTGAAAACATCCGGATCTTTTTGATTTTCAGAGATTTTCCCTCCAATCGCTGAGTCGCAAAAACGGCCTTAAAAATCGCAATCCGATGATTTGTGCGCAATTTCCGCCTTTACGCCGTAGTCCTGTCCACGCCAACCCCTACGTGTCGTCTTTGTGTCGATATTGTATTCCAGATTGCATTACCCCCATGAAATTGAATCGCCTGAATGGCTTCCTCCGTCGTTTCGTTTCCCTCCTGACCGTCCCCGCGGTCGTCATCACCTTCCTCGGCGGCGCCGCTCACGGCGCGAACCGCTACTGGGACGGTGGCACCGTCAACATCGCCGCCAACGGTGATGGAGCCTCCGGCGGCACCGCCGGCAACTGGGATACCACCCTCACGAACTGGGACCAGGGCAGCGGCCTGGCTCACGTGGCGTGGAACAATGCATCGCTCGACAGCGCCTTCTTCGCCGGAACCGCGGGCACGGTGACCCTCACGGCCCCGGTCACTGCAGGCAGCCTCACCTTCACCACCAGCGGCTACACGCTGGCGGGCACGAACGCGCTCACGCTGGGCGGCACCACCGCCACCATCACCACCTCGACCCTCAACACCGCGGGCACCACCACGATCAGCGCGCCCATCGCAGGCGCTCTCACCGGCGGCCTCACGATCGCGTCGAACGGCGACATGAGCGCCACCGGCGCCGGTGCCAGCGGTCTCGGCGTGCGCCTCTCCGGCACGAACACCTTCACCGGTGACATCACCGTGACCTCCGGCCTGCTGAGTTACACGACGGATGCCGCGCTCGGCAATGCCGCGAACAACATCATCCTCAACGGCGGCGGCCTGCTCGACAGCTCCGTCAACCAGACGATCACCCGCAACATCACCGTGGGCGCGGCCGGCGGCATCTTCCGCACCTATGGAGCGGCCGTCGCCACCGTCAATGGCATCCTGAGCGGCTCCGGCGCCTTCGGCCGCACCGACGGCGGCACGGTGGTCTTCAACGGTAACAACACCTTCACCGGCGTCTTCACGAGCAACAGTTCCTGCGCGACCATCTTCGCCGGATCGAACCCCGCCACCACCTACAACGTCAACGGCGGCTCGATCGTCGTGGGCAACAACGGCACCAGCGGCTCGCTGGCGTCCGGCTCGGTGATGAACCTGGCCAACGGCACCTCGCTCTTCGTCCGCCGCATCGACGCGGTGACGGCCACCGGCATCCTGCCCGCCACCATCAATATCGCGGGCGCGACCTCGAAGTTCGAGTACAACCCGAACAGCGCCACGGCGACGATGTCCTTCGACCAGGACTTCGGCACGGATGCGACGAAGGGCTACTTCCGCGTCAGCGGCGGCACGCTGAGCCTGGCCTCTGGTACGGACATCGTAGTAGATACCGTTTCCACCGGCCTCCAGACCGCCTCCAACGTGGGCCGGCTGGAACTGCTCTCCGGTTCCACGATCACGACGCGCGCCTTCAACCTCGGTGAAACCGGCAGCAACTCCGGCGTGGTCACCCAGTATGCGGGCTCCACGGCCACCATCCTCAGCGGCAATCTCGGCTTCCGCCTCGGCCACTGGACCAACGGCGTGAATCCGGGCAACGTTTACAACCTCCTCGGCGGCACCCTGGACGCCACCGCCCTGGCCGCGAACGCGGGCAACGAGCGCTTCGTGAACATCGGCTGGGACGGCCAGGCGGACATGACGGTGGGCGGCGGTGCTTCCGCCGCACTGCTGAAGGCCTCGGGCATCCAGATCGATGCGAACGGCGACACCGCCTTCAACGACACGCTGACCCTCTCCACCAACGGCACGGCCGAGGTGGGCGCGCTGGGCATCAACAGCGGATCGGTGAACGACCGGCTGGTCCTCAATGGCGGCACCCTGCGCACCACCGCGGACGCCACCTGGTCCCCCGCCATCACGGCGAACGCCTCGACCACCTCGGTGTTCGACACGAACAACTTCACCGTCACCGTTCCCTCCAACATCGGAGGCACCGGCACCATCAGCCTGCCGACCAACAGTGGCTCGCTGATCCTGACCACGACCGGCACGCAGACCGTGTCCGCGGGCTTCGCCGATACGCTGACCATCCGGAAGCAAGGAGCAGGCACGACGGTCCTCTCCGGCACCTCCACCCACACCGGCGCGCTGACGGTGGAAGCCGGCCGCCTCGACAACACCGGCACGCTCGGCTCCACGGTGACCGTCAACTCCGGCACATCCATCGGTGGCGAGGGCGTCTTCAACGGGGATGTTTACTTCAACAGCGGCTCGAAATTCATGGTGGATCCCGTCACCTCCGCCGCGCCGACGTTCCACTACGTGAGCCTTTCCGGGCAGCCGGTGGTGTCGTTCACCTCGGTGCCGGTGCAATCGCAGACACCGATCACGCTCTTCAACTACACCGGTGGCGTCATCGGCTCGATCTTCACCGATCTGTTCCTCCCCACCCTGCGCAATCCGGTCCTCACTGACACGGGCACCTCGGTGACCCTGTCCTTCACCAACCAGAACCTGACGTGGAACGGCACCACGGACGGCCAATGGGACGTGGGCACCAGCCTGCGCTGGAATGCGGGTGAAACCGACGCCTTCTACACCGGGGATGCGGTGACCTTCGACGACACCGGCTCGAATGCCGCCGTCACCCTGGCGGGTGAAATCCTGCCATCCTCCGTCACGGTCAATGCCAGCACCAAGGCCTATGCCTTCGGCGGCACGGGCTACATCGGCGGCACCGGCGGCATCACCAAGTCCGGCACCGCCTCGCTCACTCTTGGAACGCCAAACACCTACACCGGCACGACCACGATCAATGCCGGCACGCTGGTCCTCGGCAATCCGGGTGCGCTCGGCAGCTCGGCAGGCGCCACCACCATCGCATCCGGAGCCACGCTGGACGCGGGCGGCCAGGATCTCACCTCTGCCTCGGAGTCGATCACGGTCGGAGGTTCCGGCGTGGGCGGCGCGGGAGCGTTGGTCAACACCGGTGCCACGCGCTGCTTTCTTCCGAAGGTCACGCTGAGCTCGGACACCACCGTGAACATCGCCAGCGGCAAGTCGCTCGCCATCGGCCAGAATGCCGGCAACGCCGCCGCCCTGGGCACCCTTTCCCTGGGATCGAACACCCTCATCAAGAACGGTCCGGGCGATTTGATGCTCAACGGCGTGAACGTCACCAGCGGCAACATCACGGTGAATGCCGGTTCTCTCACCCTGATGCGCGGCTACACCACCGGTGCGGGAGAAGTGAACTTCGGCCAGCAGCCCACCACCTTGGCAGGCACCGGTACCCTCACGATCAACAGCGGCGCGACGGTCACCACCAACCGCTGGGGCGCCGCGCTGACGATCTCAATGCCGATCACCATGAACGGCGGCACCCTGGGCAGCACCTGGCCGGGACCGAATGGCGCCACCATTTCCAGCCCGATCAACCTGGCGGCCACCAGCTCCGTCAACTTCACCGGTGGCTATGGCGTCGGCACCCTGAGCGGTGTCATCTCCGGCCCCGGCACGCTCAATACAAACAGCGACACGGTCATCCTCACCGGTGCGAACACCTACACGGGTGGCACCACGATCAATGGCGGGGTGCTCGCCTTCAACAGCGGTTCGCTCGCCACCACCGGCGCGCTGACGATGAATGGCGGCACGCTGCGCTGGAACGGCACGCACGCCCAGGACATCTCCAGCCGCGTGGTGATGGTGGCCGCCAAAGCCGCGGCCTTCGACACCAACGCCAACAACGTCACCTTCGCCTCTCCGCTGGGCACCGGCAATACCGCGGCCATCACCAAATACGGCGCGGGCACTCTAACCATCGCGCCGGTCAACAACTACACCGGCGGCACCAACGTTGAAGCGGGCGTGCTGAGTGTCTCCGCCATCGCGGACGGTTCCGGCAGCAGCAGCATCGGCACCACCGGCGGCACCGCCAACTACGTGGGTGTCAACAACGGCTCGACGTTCCAATACACCGGCTCCACCAACGCCACCACCACCCGCACCTTGTGGGTGGACCGCGGTGCGGGTGCCATCATCGACATCGCCCGCACCGGTGCGACGCTCACCTGGACTCCGGGTGGCGGCACCCGCAGCATGCCGCTGGTGAAGACCGGCACCGGCACCCTGCTGATGAACGGCGCCTTCACCGGCACCGCCACCGTGACGGTGAACGCCGGCACGCTGGGCTTGGGTGGAGCGAACACCTACACCGGTGCGACCACCGTGAACGCGGGCGGCACGCTGCTGCTGAATTCCACGCTCACCTCGGACATCAGCGTGGCCACCGGCGGCACGCTCGGCGGCGAAGGCACCTCCGCGAACGCGATCACGCTCAACGAAGGCTCCACGCTGCTGGCGAACTTTGCCACCCCCTCCGCCCAGCTCACCACCACCGGCGCGGTGACGGTGAACAAGACCACGGCGGGCGTCACCCTCCAGCTCCAGAACGCCCCGACCACCGCGGGCGTGCAGGCGGTGCCCTTCCTGAAGTACGGCACGCATAGTGGCGGCACGACGAACTTCAACACCGCCGCCTACCGCTCCGCCAGCATCACGGATGACACCACCAACAAGATCCTGACGCTGAACTACACCTCCGATGCGAAGGTCTGGGCGGGCGTGGCCGGCAACACCACCTGGGACACCGGCACCTCCACCGACTGGACCGGCGCGGACACGAAGTTCTACAGCGGGGACAACGTCAGCTTCACCGAAACGGCCACCAGCAAGGCGGTGACCCTCACCGGCACGCTCAACCCGTCCCAGATGACGGTGAACAACACCAGTGCCTACACCTTCAGCGGCTCCGGAACCATCACCGGCAACGGCTCGCTGACGAAGACGGGCACCGGCACGCTGAACCTGATCCAGACCAACGGCCACGCCTACACCGGCGGCACCATCATCAGCGGCGGCATGATCGCCGTGGGCAACAATACGGTGAACAACCAGGCAGCCACCGCGCTGGGCACCGGCACCGTGACCATCAACGCCGGTGGCAAGCTCGGCCTCTATCCGGGCAGCACCGGCAACGTCTACAACATCCCGAACAACCTCATCCTCAATGGTGGCACCATCCACCAGGAGGACGGCCACGAGCACTTCCTGGGCACCGTGTCCGTGACCGCGGACAGCATCGTGGAAGGCCGCTGGAATCCGAAGTCGGTCTGGTTCGATGGTGTGGTTTCCGGCACCAGCAAGATCACCGTGACCGATGGCGGCAACGGCGCCTGGGTTGCCTTCACCAATCCCTTCAACAGCTTCTCCGGAACGCTGGCGCTGGGCAGCAGCAACGTGAACGTGGTGGCGAAGGACAACACCACGCTCCAGTTCGCCACCGTGGACTCCGGTGCGACCACCGCGATCTTCCAGGTGGCGGCCACCAATGCCGTGCCGAACGTGACCGTGGCCGGACTGAAGGGCACCGCGGCCGCCAAGGTGATCAACGCGGATGCCACCGCGCGCACGCTGACGGTGAACAACACGGCGGACAACACCTTCGCCGGTTCCATCGGTGACGGTACCGCGAACGGCAACCTGCTCTCGCTGGTGAAATCCGGCAGCGCCTCCCTCACGCTGGGCGGTGCGAGCACCTACACCGGCGCCACCGCCGTCAATGCGGGCACGCTTATCGTGAATGCCGCGAATGCCTCCAGCGCCACCACCGTGGCCACGGGCGCCACGCTCAAAGGCACCGGCACCCTTGCTGGCAGCCTGGCCGTGACAGGCACCGTGGCTCCGGGCAACAACGCCGTGGGCACACTCACCGCCGCCAGCGCCACCATCTCCGGCACCTACGCCTGCGAGGTCAATGGCACGAATGCGGACAAGCTGGCCGTGACCGGCGCGCTGACGCTGAGCCCTGGTGCCACGCTCGCCATCACCGCCACCAGCCCGACCGCGAACAGCTACGTGATCGCCACCTACACCGGCAGCGTTCCCGCCTTCACCACGACCACCGGCCTGCCGAGCGGCTTCTCCGTGGACTACAGCACCCCGGGCCAGATCCGTCTGGTGCAGTCCGGCTTCACCGGCTGGGTCAGTGGCTTCGGTCTCAGCGGCGGCGATGCCGCAGTGGGAGCGGACCCCGATCACGATGGCATCCCGAACGGCGTGGAATACGTGCTGGGTGGCAATCCCGCCACCGGCATGGATCAGGCCAAGATGCCGACGCTGGCTCTGGTCAACACCGATCCGGATGGCGCGGGTTCCGCTCCTGCGGGTGACTACGTCCTCTTCACCTTCCGCCGCACCTCGGCCTCCGCAGCCGCCGGAGTGGGCGCCGGGTGCGAGTTCGATGCCGACCTGACGGGCACCTGGACCACCGCCGTGGGAGCCTCCGGAGTGGTGCAGAACGTCACCCCGGACGGCTTCGGCACGGGCGTGGACAAGGTCGAGGTTTACGTCCCGAAAGCCACCTGGCAGGTCGCGGGCAAGCTCTTCGCCCGTCTGCGCGTGACGGTTCCCTGATTTGTTTTTTGTGGAAGATGCAGCAAAGCCGCGGAGGGAAACCTCCGCGGCTTTCTCATGCCCGGATGCGACGACACGGCACCTTCGCAGATTCGCCGATCACCTGATCCGTGTCCACACGCGATGACTTCCAGTGGCATCCGTCATCACTTGAGGCTCGAAGACCCAGTCTTCCGGCACCTCCATCTTGTAGGCCGCATCGTCGAAGGGATTCGCGGCACCGGGTTCGTGTCCGGGTTGAAAGGTCACCGCCTCCACTCCGCCGCGCCATTCCGGACAGTCTTCCTCCCGCAGGTAATCCCCCGGCGAGCAATCGTCGGGACTGGTACGGCGGTGCTGCAGAGGAAAAGACATCCGTAAAGATAGTACGACTTTTCCGCTCCAGCAACACGCCCGCCCGGAGCCGTTAAATGCATGCATATCTCATTCATTTTAAAGCCTTTCTTCTTGCAGCCACGGGCTTTTCCCGCGATAGGAAGGCTCGCTGGCGAATAAGTCGCGTCCGGCTGCCTCGATCCTTTCGAGATGGCAGTGTCTGGATGGGATGGAAGTGCCGCGATCGTTGCAAATCGCAGTCAATTTTAGCCATTTACTCCTCCACACGACCGCCCTGCCGCTGAGGTGAGCTAAATCTCCATAGCCCGGAGAGACGAATCCTTTGATTCTGCGTGATCTTGCGTGAGCCGTGCCCATCGGCATGGATATTCGTCTCAATTCGAGTCGCCCAAATGGCTTTCATAGGGGCGAGTAGGGCAAGTGACGATTTTTCATACCTACAACGTAAATACTCATCGAGTTGACAGGCGGCCTGCTGGAAGGGTCCTGTACCGTTGTTCTTTGTTTGTCCTCGTTCTCTTGCACCATGAAATCCGTCCAAAAATGCGCAGCCGTGCCGCTGGCTCACGCCATGTCGGCTTCTAAAATCGATAGGATGAGATCCGGCTTCTCGCTGGTAATCACCCTGATGATGATGGTCCTGCTGGCGACCCTTGCCCTCGGCCTGTTGTCCCTGAGTTCCGTGACCCTGCGGAGCACCCAGGCCGGAACCAACATGGCCATCGCCCGCTCGAATGCCCGGCTGGCCCTCGCCATCGCCCTCGGGCAGCTCCAGCGAACCACCGGCCCCGACCAGCGGGTGACGGCACGGGCGGAGATTCTGGAAAAGACCGCCAAGCTCAACCCGGAGCGCCGCTTCATGACCGGCGTGTGGGGCAGCTCGAAGTGGGATCCCACCCGCCCGGATGACAAGACTTTCGTGGAGTGGCTGGTGTCCACCATCCCCGGCACCGAAGACCCGGCCGTCACCAGCTTCGCCGCCACGGCGCTGGGCGATGACAAGACCGTCGCAACAATCGTCGGCACCGGCTCGGTGGCGTCACCGGACGAACAGGTGAAGGCGCGCCTGGTGGACATTCATGCGAACGGCAAGGTTTCCGGTCGCTACGCCTACGTCACCTTCGACAACAACGTGAAAGCGGATTTCGCGACCGGCGGCACGATCCCGGACGACACGCTCGCCAAACTGAGCCGGCTGTCCGCCGCACCGCGCGCCGCTATCGACCTTTACGGGCTGGCCGAACTGAAGGACGCCGCCTCGAAATCCACCAAGACCCTCGTGACCTGGAACACCAGCGCGGCGGCCTTTCCCGGCAACAACGGCATCGTGCCACGCAGTACCTTCCATGATGGAACGGCGAACACACTCTCGCTCTTCACGGATGTGCGCAACGGCGGCATGCGCGCCGACCTGTCCTCCGCCTTCGAGCAGGAGATCGGCGATTTCAACGCCATCAATGAATTCCACAATTCCGGGGAAACCAACGACACGTCGTTCTACAGCACGGTGGGCACGGCCTACAACGCGCCGGAATTCTACAAGGGAGCGAAGCTGGGCTACCTCTACGAGATCCCGGTGGGTGGCAGCAACCGCCTGCGCGGCCCGACGTGGGACCTGCTGCGCAATCACTACCGCCTCTACAAGCGCGACCATGAGGCGCTCTCCTGGCCGCGCGCCATCACCGTGGGGACCGACACCTTCGCGGCACGCGGCGAGATGCCGATGAGCTACTCGTCCGGCCTCAACCAGACAAATGGCAACTACTCGTGGCGGGCCAGTCCCGGCGTCCTCTACTCGAAAGCCAGCAAGGGAACCTATCAGAGCATGAACCTGCTCGAGCAGCCCTACAACGCGGCCGCCTCGCTGACCGGCCCGATCAACCGGCCGACGGCGGAACGCATCGCCCCCGTGGTGACACGCTTCACCCTCGCGCTGGGACTTGTGAAGCGCTACAACAGCGGCGTGGAGGAACTGGGGGTTTCGTTCGATCCCTACGTCACCGTTCTCAATCCCTACAACGTGCCGATCGCGTTCGACTCCTTCGGCATGTTCATCAGCAAGATGAATCCGGTGCGCCTGACGGTGAACTACACCGACGCGGACACCGGCACGCAGAAGGTGGCCAACGTGGTCCTTTCCGCCAACTACTACACCCAGGGATCGCTCTCGATGCGGATGCCGGTGAAAAGCTCCCCCTATGTGCTCCAGGCCGGAGAGGTGAAGACCATCAGCCCCGAGCGCGTGGACAAGAGCGTGGTGGACCAGGTGATCAAGTATTCCGGCATCACGCCGATCCACGGCACCTTCGACTACAACGAAGGCTCCGGCATCGTCGCCACCGGACAGACCCCGATCAAGGTGAAGACCGGAACCCAGGTCACGCTCGAGATCCGCGGCCGCACGTCCGGCGATACCGAGTTGGACCACATGATCTTCTCGCTCTACTACGGGAAGAACCACAGCGGCACCACCCGCAACCTGGATACCGATGTTCCGCCGACCAACAACATGTTCGCGGACACGGATATCTTCGACGATCCCTTCGTGACGAAGGTGAGCTTCGCCACCCATGACAACAGCAGCATGGGCAGCCTCTTCGTCAGCCGCACCGTGAACTACTCGCAGGTGCCGAACGCGGGCCAGGTGGGCCTCTCCGTGGGCGCGCTGGACATCCGCATGAAGAACACCTCGGACGACGTGCCGGTGTTCACCGCCTTCAACCCGCGCTCCGCGGCGGTCGATCCCCGCGACTACAGCGGCGGCGACCGTGTCGGCCCGGGCTGGGATCTGAAACTCTCCCCGATCACGGACATCTCCCAGCTCCAGCTCGCCACCGATCCGGCGGGCCACGGGATGTGGGGTGGCGGTGTCGTCGCTCCGAACGGCGAGAGCAAGGTGGTGCTCTATGAAGTGCCGCGCGTGCCGATGACCTCGCCCGCGCAGTTCCAGCATGCGGATACCTCGGTCACTTCGTCCGGAGGTTCCCGCCACATCGGCAACTCTTTCCCGAACGCGGGCATTGCCTCCTCCACCGACATCCAGGGCCGCCGGGCGCTGGTGAACAACTTCGCCAATGTGGGGCCGCAGAGTCTTGCGGACGCAAGCTGGGCGGGCAACGAGGCGATCTGGGACCGCTACTTCTTCAGCAGCCTGAACTACGGCACCGCTCCGCTCGCGGGCGGCATAGGCCCGCGCTACCGCTCGCTGGACGAGGCTGCGGAGGCGGTGGTGGATGCGAAGGACGGCAGGGACAGTCCGTTCTTCAATCCCGCGATGAGGTATCTCGATTGGGACCACAGCTCGCGTGCCACCCGCATCGCCGAGGTCAAGGACTACTCGACCATCGCCATGCACCTGGCGATCCAAGGCGGATTCAACATCAACTCCACCTCGGTGCGCGCGTGGAAGGCGATGCTCGGTTCCCTGCGCAACCAGGACGTGCCAAGCGTCAGCGGCGGCGGCGTGTCCTATTCGAAGACCAGCCAACCGAGCGGTACCGGACGCTATGCGATGCCGGAAAGCCCGGACTCCGGTATCTGGAGCGGCTATCGTTCCCTGTCCGATGACGAGATCGACAAGCTGGCCACGGCGATGGTCGCGCAGGTGAAAGCCCGCGGTCCCTTCATGGGTCTCGCCGACTTCGTGAACCGCCGCCTCACCAGCGGCTCGAAGAACGGCTATGAAACCGGAGCCCTCGGCGCGATGCAGATGGCGATCGAGGAAGCCGGACTCAACGGCAGCGTGAAGGGCGGCAAGGACTCCACCTTCGGCAGCATGGAGCACCGCACGATCAACGTGGGTTCCCGCTCGATGACGGTCTCCACCGCGACCGGCGCGCCGCAGTATCTGATGCAGGCGGACATCCTCAGCCAGATCGGCGCGAAGATTACCGCACGCTCGGATACCTTCACCATCCGCACCCAAGGGCAGGCCGTGGACACGGAGGGTAATGTGGCGGCTTCCGCCTGGTGCGAGGCGATCGTCCAACGCACACCGGAGTGGACTGTGCCGACGACCGAGAAGCCCTACAAGCCGGCCACCAGCTATCCCTCGGCCTCGAACAACGGCAATCCCCTGCTCACCCGCTGGCAGCCGAATACCAACCTCCCCGCTGCCGACCAGAAATTCGGCCGCGTCTTCCAGATCGTTTCCTTCCGCTGGCTGAAGCAAAGCGAAGTCTGATCGATCCGGATCTTCCCGAAACCAACCTTTTCCATTTCATTCCCATGTTCCGTCCTCTCATCCCCGGCCTCATCGCCGCGCTCTGCCCTCTCCTTCTCCACGCCCAGGACGCGCCCGCCGCAGGCTCGCCTGCGACCGAGGAAGCGAAAACCAAGGGCCTGAAGTTCCAGGTCTCCGCGTGGGGCGACTGGAGCGGCGCACCGTTGTTCGCGCAGGTCGAAGCGAAAAAATACA belongs to Luteolibacter ambystomatis and includes:
- a CDS encoding beta strand repeat-containing protein; the protein is MKLNRLNGFLRRFVSLLTVPAVVITFLGGAAHGANRYWDGGTVNIAANGDGASGGTAGNWDTTLTNWDQGSGLAHVAWNNASLDSAFFAGTAGTVTLTAPVTAGSLTFTTSGYTLAGTNALTLGGTTATITTSTLNTAGTTTISAPIAGALTGGLTIASNGDMSATGAGASGLGVRLSGTNTFTGDITVTSGLLSYTTDAALGNAANNIILNGGGLLDSSVNQTITRNITVGAAGGIFRTYGAAVATVNGILSGSGAFGRTDGGTVVFNGNNTFTGVFTSNSSCATIFAGSNPATTYNVNGGSIVVGNNGTSGSLASGSVMNLANGTSLFVRRIDAVTATGILPATINIAGATSKFEYNPNSATATMSFDQDFGTDATKGYFRVSGGTLSLASGTDIVVDTVSTGLQTASNVGRLELLSGSTITTRAFNLGETGSNSGVVTQYAGSTATILSGNLGFRLGHWTNGVNPGNVYNLLGGTLDATALAANAGNERFVNIGWDGQADMTVGGGASAALLKASGIQIDANGDTAFNDTLTLSTNGTAEVGALGINSGSVNDRLVLNGGTLRTTADATWSPAITANASTTSVFDTNNFTVTVPSNIGGTGTISLPTNSGSLILTTTGTQTVSAGFADTLTIRKQGAGTTVLSGTSTHTGALTVEAGRLDNTGTLGSTVTVNSGTSIGGEGVFNGDVYFNSGSKFMVDPVTSAAPTFHYVSLSGQPVVSFTSVPVQSQTPITLFNYTGGVIGSIFTDLFLPTLRNPVLTDTGTSVTLSFTNQNLTWNGTTDGQWDVGTSLRWNAGETDAFYTGDAVTFDDTGSNAAVTLAGEILPSSVTVNASTKAYAFGGTGYIGGTGGITKSGTASLTLGTPNTYTGTTTINAGTLVLGNPGALGSSAGATTIASGATLDAGGQDLTSASESITVGGSGVGGAGALVNTGATRCFLPKVTLSSDTTVNIASGKSLAIGQNAGNAAALGTLSLGSNTLIKNGPGDLMLNGVNVTSGNITVNAGSLTLMRGYTTGAGEVNFGQQPTTLAGTGTLTINSGATVTTNRWGAALTISMPITMNGGTLGSTWPGPNGATISSPINLAATSSVNFTGGYGVGTLSGVISGPGTLNTNSDTVILTGANTYTGGTTINGGVLAFNSGSLATTGALTMNGGTLRWNGTHAQDISSRVVMVAAKAAAFDTNANNVTFASPLGTGNTAAITKYGAGTLTIAPVNNYTGGTNVEAGVLSVSAIADGSGSSSIGTTGGTANYVGVNNGSTFQYTGSTNATTTRTLWVDRGAGAIIDIARTGATLTWTPGGGTRSMPLVKTGTGTLLMNGAFTGTATVTVNAGTLGLGGANTYTGATTVNAGGTLLLNSTLTSDISVATGGTLGGEGTSANAITLNEGSTLLANFATPSAQLTTTGAVTVNKTTAGVTLQLQNAPTTAGVQAVPFLKYGTHSGGTTNFNTAAYRSASITDDTTNKILTLNYTSDAKVWAGVAGNTTWDTGTSTDWTGADTKFYSGDNVSFTETATSKAVTLTGTLNPSQMTVNNTSAYTFSGSGTITGNGSLTKTGTGTLNLIQTNGHAYTGGTIISGGMIAVGNNTVNNQAATALGTGTVTINAGGKLGLYPGSTGNVYNIPNNLILNGGTIHQEDGHEHFLGTVSVTADSIVEGRWNPKSVWFDGVVSGTSKITVTDGGNGAWVAFTNPFNSFSGTLALGSSNVNVVAKDNTTLQFATVDSGATTAIFQVAATNAVPNVTVAGLKGTAAAKVINADATARTLTVNNTADNTFAGSIGDGTANGNLLSLVKSGSASLTLGGASTYTGATAVNAGTLIVNAANASSATTVATGATLKGTGTLAGSLAVTGTVAPGNNAVGTLTAASATISGTYACEVNGTNADKLAVTGALTLSPGATLAITATSPTANSYVIATYTGSVPAFTTTTGLPSGFSVDYSTPGQIRLVQSGFTGWVSGFGLSGGDAAVGADPDHDGIPNGVEYVLGGNPATGMDQAKMPTLALVNTDPDGAGSAPAGDYVLFTFRRTSASAAAGVGAGCEFDADLTGTWTTAVGASGVVQNVTPDGFGTGVDKVEVYVPKATWQVAGKLFARLRVTVP